A single genomic interval of Microbulbifer variabilis harbors:
- a CDS encoding lipase family protein, producing MKRNLIMLVPGLTRVTSTAQLSEFTEGLIAASERIPLTPIAAPTIPPGVQRLRATSAGQEMELDLVEAYWNDLVPSITQQTLKTRLARGFSLIWFWLANLHIWKGVLRRKYLTFGLTLSALAFIVWYLGTIILFVEAIEPAADNPFFPLVEELKRSVEYIGGWRIWAVATAIVALMPVSLLVDISDFCKRYLTNEPAARGKPAVRFEIIRRVREQLQSSLALENYESVTIVGHSFGSVVTVDLFADLPSFGTPVRILTMGSLIEVLGKQAPWLQNEVLELSQRDDLIEWIDIKSHSDWFASGSAVPEAHNCYERVIGSYGTFPDKIAAKVHSRYFDNQEAVRFLLSYFERQDSAKICTNEDALEPA from the coding sequence ATGAAAAGAAACTTGATAATGCTGGTACCAGGACTTACCCGTGTCACCAGTACTGCACAATTGTCTGAGTTTACAGAGGGGCTTATTGCCGCGAGTGAACGTATACCACTCACCCCCATAGCGGCGCCCACTATTCCCCCGGGCGTTCAGCGTTTACGAGCTACCTCCGCAGGGCAGGAGATGGAACTGGACCTGGTTGAAGCTTATTGGAACGACCTGGTACCCAGTATTACCCAACAGACATTAAAAACTCGCCTCGCCAGGGGCTTTTCACTTATCTGGTTCTGGCTCGCTAATTTACATATTTGGAAAGGAGTACTGCGGCGCAAATACCTCACCTTTGGGCTAACCCTGTCAGCACTAGCCTTTATAGTTTGGTACCTGGGTACCATTATACTATTTGTTGAAGCTATTGAACCTGCCGCTGATAATCCATTCTTCCCTCTGGTAGAGGAATTGAAAAGATCTGTTGAATATATTGGTGGCTGGCGTATTTGGGCAGTAGCAACAGCGATTGTCGCTCTGATGCCCGTATCACTACTGGTTGATATCTCAGATTTTTGTAAGCGCTATCTAACCAATGAGCCCGCGGCCAGAGGTAAACCCGCTGTGCGCTTTGAGATTATCAGACGTGTGCGCGAGCAACTGCAAAGCAGCCTAGCCTTAGAAAACTATGAATCAGTTACAATAGTTGGGCATAGCTTTGGTAGCGTAGTTACTGTGGACCTCTTTGCAGACCTTCCCTCCTTTGGCACGCCAGTGCGAATTCTAACCATGGGCTCATTAATCGAAGTTCTGGGTAAACAGGCCCCATGGCTACAAAACGAAGTTCTAGAGTTATCCCAGCGTGATGACCTGATTGAATGGATTGATATCAAATCCCACTCCGACTGGTTTGCCAGCGGCTCAGCCGTACCTGAAGCTCATAATTGCTATGAGAGGGTAATCGGTTCTTATGGCACTTTTCCAGATAAAATCGCGGCTAAAGTACATTCCCGCTATTTCGACAATCAGGAAGCAGTCAGATTTCTATTGTCATATTTTGAACGACAGGACTCCGCTAAAATTTGTACAAATGAAGATGCCTTAGAACCAGCTTAA
- the rdgC gene encoding recombination-associated protein RdgC has protein sequence MWFKNLRIYRLTKEFSLDAEKLNELLEAQAFVPCGSQDSVRYGWVSPLGRHGNQLVHATNGYLMVCAKKQEKVLPATVINEKVEEMAQAISEKEARQVGRKERQNLKDEVLLEMRPKAFARSRLHFAYIAPQEGWVVVDASSASAAEELLENLREAISSLAVVPLSAKNLPQQTMTHWLTAPEAPAQFDFGHECELRDPKDSGSVIRCKNQDLCAEEIHNHLVAGLQVHKLGLVWRGGVDFLVDDQLSVKRVKFSDELLEKADNTDAESAALRFDADFAVMALEISALIKDLLNAFGGVNTESASVEEMVAKASRSEAEELAREVEEVVF, from the coding sequence ATGTGGTTTAAGAACCTTCGTATTTACCGCTTAACCAAAGAATTCTCTCTGGATGCCGAAAAACTAAACGAGCTACTGGAAGCCCAGGCATTTGTGCCTTGCGGTAGCCAGGACAGTGTCCGCTACGGTTGGGTCTCTCCCCTGGGCAGACACGGCAATCAATTGGTACATGCCACCAATGGCTACCTGATGGTCTGCGCCAAGAAGCAAGAAAAAGTTCTACCAGCAACCGTTATCAATGAGAAAGTAGAAGAAATGGCCCAGGCCATTTCAGAAAAAGAGGCCCGACAGGTGGGCCGCAAGGAACGTCAAAACCTCAAAGATGAGGTACTGCTGGAAATGCGGCCCAAGGCTTTTGCACGGTCCCGCTTGCACTTCGCCTATATCGCCCCGCAGGAAGGCTGGGTAGTGGTTGATGCTTCCTCTGCCTCCGCCGCTGAAGAGTTATTGGAAAATCTACGCGAAGCCATTAGCAGCCTCGCGGTAGTCCCTCTATCAGCCAAAAACCTGCCACAACAAACAATGACCCACTGGCTCACCGCTCCCGAGGCCCCCGCTCAATTTGATTTCGGACACGAATGCGAACTGCGCGACCCAAAGGACAGCGGCAGTGTGATCCGCTGCAAAAACCAAGACCTATGCGCCGAGGAAATTCACAACCACTTGGTTGCTGGCCTGCAGGTACATAAATTAGGGTTGGTTTGGCGCGGCGGGGTCGATTTCCTGGTGGACGACCAACTCTCCGTGAAACGGGTAAAGTTCAGCGATGAGCTGCTGGAAAAGGCAGATAACACCGATGCCGAAAGTGCGGCGCTGCGCTTCGATGCAGATTTCGCAGTAATGGCACTGGAAATTTCAGCCCTAATCAAGGATCTACTCAATGCCTTTGGTGGCGTTAATACCGAATCTGCCAGCGTAGAGGAGATGGTCGCTAAAGCCTCCCGCTCTGAAGCTGAAGAGCTGGCGCGAGAAGTAGAAGAAGTGGTCTTCTGA
- the gndA gene encoding NADP-dependent phosphogluconate dehydrogenase — translation MSDSQCDIGFIGAGVMGKNLILNLADNGYRVCAFDLDHNRLNALLEQDKKERGDRPARVETCNSYTELLAKVKAPHLIILSVPAGAPVDDVCCKLLDAGLKADDIVVDTGNSLWTDSVERAKRYEGKLIFFTTAVSGGEVGARFGPSLMPSGDRYAWSRIEPVWHAISAKVDKASGQPIERFEPGNPVKEGEPCAAYIGPIGSGHYVKMVHNGIEYADMQMICEAYHVMRSALAMSPAEIAEVFREWNRGPLNSYLINISAEVLSTLDSVTEQPLVDVILDRAGQKGTGLWTAISSLEVGCPAPSIAEAVYARSLSTRKILRTRAAQKLKGPVLTQVAAEQREEVIQQLHDALYCAKICVYAQGFDLMKLAAREQGWQLNFSEIARIWRAGCIIRAVFLQSISDAYDRDSKLSNLLLDDFFTQQIADHQANWRQAVASATLNGIPVPALSSALSYYDAFRSESLPANLLQGQRDFFGAHTFSRVDQPEQRKYHVLWGEPGRPVVEI, via the coding sequence ATGTCTGATTCACAGTGCGACATTGGCTTTATTGGCGCTGGTGTGATGGGTAAGAACCTGATCTTGAACTTGGCTGATAATGGCTATCGGGTCTGTGCCTTCGATTTGGATCACAACCGGCTCAATGCACTGCTAGAACAGGATAAAAAGGAACGTGGTGATCGGCCTGCGCGCGTGGAAACCTGTAACTCATACACTGAGTTGTTGGCTAAGGTCAAAGCGCCGCACTTGATCATTCTTTCTGTACCTGCAGGGGCGCCAGTAGATGATGTTTGTTGCAAACTGTTGGATGCTGGCCTCAAGGCTGATGATATTGTTGTGGACACGGGTAACAGCCTTTGGACTGACTCCGTAGAGCGTGCTAAGCGCTATGAAGGTAAGCTGATCTTCTTTACAACGGCAGTATCAGGTGGTGAGGTTGGTGCGCGATTTGGGCCGTCGCTGATGCCCAGTGGCGATCGCTACGCCTGGAGCCGTATCGAGCCCGTTTGGCACGCGATTTCGGCCAAAGTGGATAAGGCCAGTGGCCAGCCTATAGAGCGCTTTGAGCCGGGTAACCCGGTGAAAGAGGGTGAGCCCTGCGCGGCTTATATCGGCCCTATTGGTTCTGGGCACTATGTAAAAATGGTGCACAACGGCATCGAGTACGCGGATATGCAAATGATCTGCGAGGCTTACCATGTGATGCGCAGTGCCTTGGCGATGTCACCGGCGGAGATTGCCGAAGTGTTCCGTGAGTGGAATCGAGGTCCGTTAAACAGCTACCTGATTAATATCAGTGCTGAAGTGCTTTCCACCCTAGACTCTGTTACCGAACAACCGCTGGTGGATGTGATTTTGGATCGTGCGGGTCAGAAGGGGACCGGCCTTTGGACGGCTATCAGCAGTCTTGAAGTAGGCTGTCCTGCGCCGAGTATTGCCGAGGCGGTTTACGCCCGCTCCCTATCTACTCGCAAAATTTTGCGCACCCGCGCCGCGCAGAAACTCAAGGGCCCAGTTCTCACCCAGGTAGCGGCAGAGCAGCGTGAGGAGGTGATCCAACAGCTGCACGATGCCCTTTACTGCGCCAAGATCTGTGTTTACGCCCAAGGTTTTGACCTGATGAAACTGGCTGCGCGGGAGCAGGGCTGGCAGCTGAACTTCTCGGAAATTGCGAGAATCTGGCGTGCCGGCTGTATAATCCGTGCGGTATTCCTGCAATCGATTAGTGACGCCTACGATCGAGACTCCAAACTCTCTAATTTGTTATTAGATGACTTCTTTACCCAGCAGATCGCCGATCACCAGGCTAACTGGCGCCAGGCAGTGGCGAGTGCAACTCTCAATGGCATTCCGGTACCGGCGCTGTCTTCAGCTCTGAGCTATTACGACGCTTTCCGTTCAGAGTCCCTACCAGCCAACTTGCTGCAAGGGCAGCGGGACTTCTTTGGTGCGCACACCTTTTCACGGGTAGATCAGCCCGAGCAGCGCAAATACCATGTGTTGTGGGGTGAGCCGGGCCGACCAGTTGTGGAGATCTGA